A single region of the Gopherus evgoodei ecotype Sinaloan lineage chromosome 3, rGopEvg1_v1.p, whole genome shotgun sequence genome encodes:
- the LOC115648831 gene encoding cytochrome c oxidase assembly protein COX20, mitochondrial — protein MARESEPGSEKTFKLLGILDVQNIPCSRESILYGSLGSLAVGLGHFLATSRVRRSFDFGMGGFVLTTLGCWIYCRYNHAKLRIQQRIIQEGMRNKLLYEGSEFDPERKQNSNLENNS, from the exons acCTTTAAGCTCCTAGGAATCCTTGATGTCCAAAATATTCCCTGTTCACGAGAGTCAATACTCTATGGGTCACTTGGTTCCCTAGCTGTGGGCCTTGGACATTTTTTAGCAAcca gtAGAGTTAGAAGATCTTTTGACTTTGGAATGGGAGGTTTTGTTTTGACAACCTTAGGATGCTG gATATATTGCAGATACAATCATGCAAAACTAAGGATCCAGCAAAGAATTATTCAAGAAGGGATGAGAAACAAGCTCTTATATGAAGGTAGTGAATTTGatcctgaaagaaaacaaaacagcaatcTAGAAAACAATTCTTAG